The Mangifera indica cultivar Alphonso chromosome 12, CATAS_Mindica_2.1, whole genome shotgun sequence DNA window TATTATATTTACTATAATGAAAGgtagatataatataaaaaagattagACATATAAAAGTGTTTAACGTGATTCAGTTTAATGGTTGAAAACCTACGTTCAAAGTTATGTTACTAATAAATTTGGAAAAGTACTTtgtaaaatgtaaataaaatattacatgaaAAGTTTATTATCTTAGGATGATATCAATCCAATCCTAACTAATTATATAGAATTGTATCTCTGATTTACCatttaagttttcttttctttcatttttccctTGATTATGCTTTAAATCCTTACAACTTTATTggttatatttcaaatttaaatttaataaatatgaagttATCACTTTCTACCATAAGTGCGTGATATGCAAGAAATGCCAACTAATAGATAGTTTAGTCTGGAGAAAGATGTCTATCTGGAAATGGAGATACAAGTTATTGCTTTTATAGCTAGTTTGGAGTATACTGCATAGCAATGGGAAACtgcaaattttaaaacatttgaaaattttgcttGCGTCTAGTTTTGTATATTTGAACCAAGCCGGTGGTCCGTGGggctttattttttgtttcagcGGCCGAAACAAATGTTTCACATGATCTTACTATCTGTTTCAGATTTTAGGAAATTGACACCAAAGCTTTTCAACAATGCAACTCCCCTCAAAGCCAATAGGGGCTCAACCATACATTGAATATAACAAACTATATATTGTCTATTACCACATCTCGAGGctatttaaaaccaataatAGCAATATAACCTTCCATTTAATATTTCTCAAAAGCCTTGAGTGGGTCATTAGGGTCTATCTCAGATATAAGCGGGAGATCAACCGGCAACTTTTCCAGACTCCAGCCTTCCTTCTTCAGCTTTGCAACTATTTCCTCAAAAACAATCCTGTTTCCAGTTTGAGTGAGGTGCAATCCATCCCTGCCAATTCAggttatagaaataaattaaataatcatcaCTCTAATTCTTTTACATCATGCTAATAGCCAATAATTCTGGTTTATAAGTGCACACATGTATTTGACCAACATAGGAAATACCTTAGATGAGCTTTTTGCCAGTCAGGAAACTGTTGCATTTTGGTCCAGAGATCTATCACAGGGATTCCACATTCTATGGCAACTTCAATGCATGCCTTGGCATAAGCACCAGCAGCTTCGTTTGTCCTCTCAGGCAGACCCATTGGATTCTCAATATATGGATAGCTACatcataatattttgaaattcccttttcatatttattttccatCAATGAGTCCAAAATACATTATGGAAAATATAATCACCATTGAAGAAAACTATAGATGACGGGAAAAGCACAGTGAAAAACATACCGACGGCGCCCCTCTTCGTCAATTGGAGGTGGAGTGATAAGGAGAATGAGGGCTGTTGGCCACTTATTCTGAGAGCATCAGAAATAAGTAACAAAACAATACCAAGAAGTATATATAAGTCAAGAAAATGTTAAGCAAATGGTACATTGAAGTGGTGTGATTTAATTGAACTCAATAGCATCATTTCCAAGCCAAAGAAATACAATCAAGCAGGCAACTCCCTCATTGTATCCACCCTTAGCTCCTCTTAATTGCAGATTATCCCACCAATACCTCCCTAATTGTACCCTTAATAGTAGAATATTTCCTTAATGTTTTTTCCTCGGTTGTACTATAACAAGGCTAGGATGTAATCTTGTTTTATcatcaaatacaaaatataacaaGTCTATTGATCATAAACTTTATGATATAAACTTTGAAGTCCtaataaagtaattataattttaacaacttaAAATTATGacataatattttactaaaatataatccAAGAATGTGATGAGAAACACGGTTCTCTTAGTCCCATAAACGTTGGACTAGATGGAGGATGAGACTATAAAATATAGTTACTCTCATTTCATACTGAATTATCCAAAAAATGCCTTTGGATTTTCTATGTTAAATGCTTCACGTTAATCACATGCATAGACAAGGCAACGAAAAATcttaatagaaataaatttaaaaaaaaaaaaaaacacaggcAATAGAATTGCATTTGGGCACAGACTCAAACAAGAAAGGGAGAAAATCTTTAAAGCTAAGCAACCAATGACTAGACGAGGAACAATTTAGTGAGCCTTGGAAAACTCCAGGGATGAGTCCAAGCATCTCAGCTTGACAGAATTAGTAGGTGACAATGAGATATGTTGTTAGATGGCAGGTGCAAGGTCCACACAATGTGAGCTCGATAGCCCAAACCCCATCAATCTCCATCTTCTCTCAATCTCACTCAATGGCAAAATCAAACATTTCGATTTGATGGAATTGTGAAGATCCAGCCAAGTTGTGGTTGGTCTAGTGTTGCGGGGAGAGCGGCAAGGGAAAGTCAACTAGTTTAATGTCTTTTAGTAACTTTTTGATATTGATTTGCTGTTTTCGACACTATTAATGTGGCTTTTCAGTTTCTACCACTATTATGTTTTCGACATCATCTCCCTATTTTTGATAGTATTCTCAAGCATTCATAACCTCTCATAATGTATCTAGGGGACAAATTAAGAGATAACTTTTTTTCactaactttataaaaaaaaaattaacaaatttgatatataaataataaaaatgaactttctaaaattgaaatataaacaTCTCGTTTTATCAAAGTTCAAGTTGACAACAGTAATTTGTTCTAACTTAAAAAGTaaaccaaccaaccaaccaacaaAGAATAGTCATCATGAACACCTTTGACCTTCCCAACTCCCAACTACATCGATGGCCCTGACATGATTACATGTACAAAAAGTTTGGGTAAAAGCAGTTTAATCAGTCATCGAGAGGTGCTCTTCTAAGTCAATAACACGTTGGTGGACCACTGGAGGGTGGTGCCAACCACACTTATAATCTTAAAATAGACGTAAGAGCCCCCACGCCTGCAGGCATCCTCTGTGAGAAATAAAGGAAAGCCATTTTCTATTACATTTGGGAAGTCTTCCATAGTTTATGCCATCGAGGCTGAGCTAGCTAGCCTATCGGAATTAAAGAATTGCCAACTCTACCATCCGAGCCCTAGCCCCACACATTAAACCCATTTCTCCGAATAAACTCAATTCggtatattgttttatattatattcccTTTTTACTGTATTTTCGCTGTGTGTATTAAATCCAATGGGGTTTACAGTTAGACTCCCATGAGTTGAACAAGAAcaattcaaatcttatattttatgtgtagACAGAGAAATATAAAAGCGGATTCCACAGGTTTTTAACAAAAGAATACATAA harbors:
- the LOC123192700 gene encoding GDSL esterase/lipase At5g45920-like, with protein sequence MRPKIYLFGDSITEESFADGGWGSSLANHFSRTVDVVLRGYSGYNTQWALKVIDSVFPAVQKDGGGEEAPVAVTVFFGANDACLPDRCSAFQHVPIHEYRQNLHIIISHLKNKWPTALILLITPPPIDEEGRRRYPYIENPMGLPERTNEAAGAYAKACIEVAIECGIPVIDLWTKMQQFPDWQKAHLRDGLHLTQTGNRIVFEEIVAKLKKEGWSLEKLPVDLPLISEIDPNDPLKAFEKY